A genome region from Pseudomonas pergaminensis includes the following:
- a CDS encoding efflux RND transporter periplasmic adaptor subunit yields the protein MKRLTGILAASLLLVACSKEEPPPEPVRPVLSMEVTSEDQENLGRFAGTIQARYESNLGFRVPGRIARRAVDVGAEVEKGALLAVLDPTDQQNQLRSAQGDLARVQAQYINAQANARRQQELFNRGVGAQAQLDIAQTDLKTTQASLDQAQASVNQAKDQLNYAELRTDHAGIVTAWNAEAGQVVSAGQQVVTLARPDIKEAVIDLPAGLAERLPPDVVFLVAGQLDPSVHTTAIVREIEPQAQSATRTRRARLTLAETPPAFRLGTAISVTLSTAIAPRIELPLSALQEVDGKTRIWLLDTQNQTVQPRDVSVISRDAHSAMLSGGVKPGERIVTAGVNSLKPGQKVKIDEDSPR from the coding sequence ATGAAGCGCCTGACGGGGATACTCGCCGCCAGCCTGTTGCTGGTGGCCTGCTCCAAGGAAGAACCGCCGCCCGAGCCTGTGCGCCCGGTGCTGTCCATGGAAGTGACGTCCGAGGACCAGGAAAACCTTGGCCGCTTCGCTGGCACCATCCAGGCCCGCTATGAAAGTAACCTGGGCTTTCGCGTGCCTGGTCGCATTGCCCGGCGCGCCGTGGATGTGGGCGCCGAGGTGGAGAAGGGCGCCTTGCTCGCCGTCCTCGATCCCACCGACCAGCAGAACCAATTGCGCTCGGCCCAGGGCGACCTGGCCCGCGTGCAAGCGCAATACATCAACGCCCAGGCCAACGCCCGCCGCCAACAGGAGCTGTTCAACCGTGGCGTTGGCGCCCAGGCCCAGCTGGATATTGCCCAGACCGACCTGAAGACCACCCAGGCGTCCCTCGACCAGGCCCAGGCCTCGGTCAATCAAGCCAAGGACCAGCTCAACTACGCCGAACTGCGCACCGACCACGCGGGCATCGTCACCGCCTGGAATGCCGAGGCCGGCCAGGTGGTCAGCGCCGGCCAGCAAGTGGTGACCCTGGCCCGCCCGGATATCAAGGAAGCGGTGATCGATCTGCCGGCCGGCCTTGCCGAGCGCCTGCCGCCAGACGTGGTGTTCCTGGTCGCCGGGCAGCTTGACCCTAGCGTGCACACCACCGCCATCGTGCGCGAGATCGAGCCCCAGGCCCAAAGCGCCACGCGCACTCGCCGAGCACGCCTGACCCTGGCCGAAACGCCGCCCGCGTTCCGCCTGGGCACGGCGATCAGCGTGACCTTGAGCACCGCCATCGCGCCCCGCATCGAACTGCCCCTGAGCGCCTTGCAGGAGGTCGACGGCAAGACCCGGATCTGGCTGCTCGATACCCAGAACCAGACCGTGCAACCGCGCGACGTCAGCGTGATCAGCCGTGACGCCCACAGCGCCATGCTCAGTGGTGGCGTCAAACCCGGCGAACGCATCGTCACCGCCGGCGTGAACAGCCTGAAACCCGGGCAAAAAGTCAAAATCGACGAGGACAGCCCGCGATGA